A window from Fibrobacter sp. UWB11 encodes these proteins:
- a CDS encoding LTA synthase family protein: MKNFIQKIAKFFEPSKNLVLISLAFWVTHILLRVMLLFRSNPYGFPFVSKPDWFIFHAVCIDFMWICNALVVFMVLGGIAAKIASSRCAASAIQKVAKVTTIAYTVFHSVILLFTLLDNEVQRFLGGHLSFGLVDTYKDTSSIAMFYDYVANDLSIPYLQFVVLVLMLPLTYGLYKLLSKHYRTPDGFRMKKSVIAMVIFYIASYLFVYFIWTGNARMAKLRPVVSLVYNDLFVAKSAAGLSEQELASYRTAYQNLWQRVEGDNLWKFSDDKEGHGLPLYRVPSAELQNSEKLAAQREMKPNFILVLMESHRGLNTGYMNPQIQPSPTPFLDSIAANSHVWMRMHTSGVPTTGGVLSTHLGIPHHSRLSQATDLAHVTLPSFVSVLTNNGYSTHYMSAADPAWDNLGVWMAKWYTAEHYSREREDDSTFMEHAAQYVRDTLSKAGKPFLATLMTRSNHYPFNFAAGMTDEQKARPLQERINVTMNYADRQLAHFIRSIQNEEWYKNTYVIIMADHGFPLGENGVSTMNGGGFSNISWIPFIIHGKGLEPVHDTTTAAQIDIAPTILELAGFAVPNIFMGHNLLRDTETTLNADSTIVKKELAGLSLGAYSGYSALGLDKYRVVSKTNSNDEVYLFDDGDMRQEHDLAKTEAERTAKMHATLDTLIKISDYSLEHGL, from the coding sequence ATGAAAAATTTTATACAGAAAATAGCCAAGTTCTTTGAGCCATCCAAGAACTTGGTTTTAATTTCGCTCGCCTTTTGGGTTACGCACATTCTGCTCCGTGTAATGCTACTCTTCCGTAGCAATCCTTACGGATTCCCGTTTGTATCTAAGCCGGACTGGTTTATTTTCCACGCTGTCTGCATCGACTTTATGTGGATTTGCAATGCGCTTGTGGTGTTTATGGTGCTCGGCGGAATTGCCGCAAAAATCGCAAGTTCGAGATGCGCGGCATCTGCAATTCAAAAAGTCGCGAAAGTCACGACGATTGCCTACACGGTTTTCCATAGCGTCATCTTACTTTTTACGCTTTTAGACAACGAAGTCCAGCGATTCTTGGGCGGGCACTTGAGCTTCGGCCTTGTGGACACCTACAAGGACACATCGTCCATTGCCATGTTCTATGACTACGTGGCAAACGACTTGTCTATCCCTTATTTGCAATTCGTTGTGCTCGTACTGATGCTCCCGTTGACCTACGGCTTATACAAACTGTTGAGCAAGCATTACCGCACGCCAGACGGATTCCGCATGAAAAAGTCCGTCATTGCAATGGTCATCTTTTACATAGCCTCTTACCTGTTCGTTTATTTTATCTGGACCGGGAACGCTCGCATGGCAAAACTCCGTCCGGTAGTTTCGCTAGTCTATAACGATCTATTCGTTGCAAAAAGTGCAGCAGGGCTTTCCGAACAAGAACTAGCCTCTTACCGCACCGCTTACCAAAATCTGTGGCAACGCGTCGAAGGCGATAATCTCTGGAAATTCTCAGATGATAAAGAAGGCCATGGACTTCCGCTTTACCGAGTACCAAGCGCAGAGCTCCAGAACAGCGAAAAGCTCGCAGCCCAACGCGAAATGAAGCCCAACTTCATTTTAGTGCTTATGGAATCGCATCGCGGACTTAACACGGGCTACATGAATCCGCAAATCCAACCCTCGCCTACACCATTCCTCGATTCAATTGCCGCCAACTCTCACGTGTGGATGCGCATGCATACAAGCGGAGTCCCGACAACAGGCGGCGTTCTTTCGACACACTTAGGCATCCCGCACCATTCTAGACTTTCGCAAGCAACCGACCTTGCACATGTCACGCTCCCCAGTTTTGTATCCGTACTGACAAACAACGGCTACAGCACACACTACATGTCGGCAGCCGACCCCGCCTGGGATAATCTCGGTGTCTGGATGGCCAAATGGTACACTGCAGAACATTACAGCCGCGAGCGCGAAGATGATTCGACATTCATGGAGCATGCCGCCCAATATGTGCGCGACACGCTCTCCAAAGCAGGCAAGCCGTTCCTCGCCACGCTCATGACGCGCTCCAACCATTACCCGTTCAACTTTGCAGCAGGCATGACCGATGAACAAAAAGCACGCCCCCTACAAGAGCGCATCAACGTCACCATGAACTATGCCGACAGGCAACTCGCGCACTTCATCCGCTCCATTCAAAACGAAGAATGGTACAAGAACACGTACGTTATCATCATGGCAGACCACGGTTTCCCCTTAGGCGAAAATGGAGTTTCGACCATGAACGGCGGCGGATTTTCAAACATCAGTTGGATTCCGTTTATCATCCACGGCAAAGGGCTTGAACCGGTTCACGACACGACAACTGCCGCGCAAATCGATATCGCCCCCACCATACTCGAGCTCGCCGGATTTGCAGTCCCGAATATTTTCATGGGACACAACTTGCTGCGTGATACAGAAACCACTCTGAATGCTGACAGCACGATCGTCAAAAAGGAACTCGCAGGGCTCTCGCTAGGAGCATACTCGGGCTATTCTGCACTCGGCCTCGACAAATACCGCGTAGTTTCAAAGACAAACTCCAACGACGAAGTTTACCTCTTTGATGATGGAGACATGCGTCAGGAGCACGACCTCGCCAAAACAGAAGCCGAACGCACTGCCAAAATGCACGCCACGCTCGATACACTCATCAAGATTTCGGATTATTCGCTCGAACACGGGCTGTAA
- a CDS encoding HAD family hydrolase: MNIQNSKFGAMTPRDKLKALLHQKELFIFDLDGTLFNTLGDLAPAVNYAMKQSGLKTHPNEDVKIFIGNGSMNLIRRAVAANYVGMENIRDIDKVAAVLSSNGYSEDKIKEIHKVYSEYYWEHCTENTEPYEGVIELVQRIANIKRDGNCANGNGYCAGNKCAAMLTNKPVAPAQKILEKFGLENSFATYLCGDTTPARKPSPAGIFEILRQTGIVPEKAIMIGDDTPDVLAAKNASIDCITLFEGFGKAENLLPLEPRYTAGHIKDFAEFID; this comes from the coding sequence ATGAATATACAAAATTCTAAATTTGGCGCCATGACTCCACGCGACAAACTCAAAGCATTGCTTCACCAAAAGGAACTGTTCATTTTCGATTTAGATGGAACGCTATTCAATACGCTGGGCGATTTGGCACCCGCAGTGAATTACGCAATGAAGCAGTCCGGGCTTAAAACACATCCCAACGAAGATGTAAAAATCTTCATCGGAAACGGCTCCATGAACCTCATACGTCGAGCGGTAGCCGCTAATTATGTCGGCATGGAAAACATTCGTGATATCGATAAAGTCGCCGCCGTGCTAAGCAGCAATGGCTACAGCGAAGATAAGATTAAAGAAATTCATAAAGTTTATTCAGAATACTATTGGGAACATTGTACTGAAAATACAGAACCGTACGAAGGGGTTATAGAACTCGTTCAACGAATCGCAAACATCAAACGTGACGGAAACTGCGCGAATGGTAATGGATACTGCGCCGGGAATAAATGCGCCGCGATGCTCACAAACAAGCCGGTCGCACCCGCACAAAAAATTCTCGAAAAATTCGGTCTTGAAAATTCGTTCGCCACATACCTCTGTGGAGACACCACGCCCGCACGCAAGCCAAGCCCCGCCGGGATTTTCGAGATTCTCCGCCAAACAGGAATCGTCCCCGAAAAAGCAATTATGATTGGTGACGATACACCCGATGTTCTAGCAGCAAAGAACGCAAGCATCGATTGCATCACGCTTTTTGAAGGCTTCGGCAAAGCAGAAAATCTGCTCCCGCTAGAACCGCGCTATACCGCAGGCCACATCAAGGATTTCGCAGAATTTATCGATTAG
- a CDS encoding CHC2 zinc finger domain-containing protein — protein MLIDQEHADYMRTKAHPRQLGIPLSRWGRNLIACCPFHSPEETSLFFYDALGYWRYRCLQCGAEGDLVDFLMKSRFNGLDEQSARSEAYDFLGSLDKDLANSQDSEHPWVKEVGGEKSKVLECFVRYCHWAACKSPSSAKFLEARGWSIGQAQLYGLGYYSGDPEPFISYCMLSGIERHQISFYLDNLDAYHEPRITIPARNSKGFIHSVYGRLIDDNEKSHTYITYASGPTVIPFNIQADSSNPIIVQGFFDALTADLAGIPGVVSTMFQELNINHLYKLKACGAESFTVLLRREEDRRNQELKIQKYLKLAEQMHMSLKSIILPKDETVDTFVRKNGADQLLDLIAKTEVDTIHSHRRSMLLQDIKENFDNAMACPPDQSVGYKLSTFPKLTKEIDGVQSGCFFVSSQPFGLKTFLLSSITLDLIESNPNLKIIYVAYETPRRQIFDRLVSMLIGESILTVRKQNADNEINQKITDATRDLMGYVRNNRLEIWDDMPSLDFNDLLKTLQPELKDHPDLILVIDGIDHLKITDRPELPDIHEKRSSIMLDLYKALDIPIFLGGELIDSNMGLLGPRAYLRDSDAIYWLVEKNGALSLSVDSKRLGTSRIYEDKILIDPQSSRMKEA, from the coding sequence ATGCTGATTGATCAGGAACATGCAGATTATATGAGAACGAAAGCACACCCAAGACAACTGGGTATTCCCCTGAGCCGTTGGGGCCGTAACCTTATAGCCTGCTGCCCATTCCACTCCCCCGAAGAGACCTCTCTATTCTTCTATGATGCGCTGGGTTACTGGCGCTACCGCTGTCTCCAATGCGGTGCAGAAGGAGACTTGGTCGATTTTCTCATGAAAAGCCGTTTTAACGGTCTCGACGAACAGTCAGCTCGTTCCGAAGCCTATGACTTTCTCGGATCGCTCGACAAGGACCTGGCCAACAGCCAAGATAGCGAACATCCGTGGGTCAAGGAAGTTGGCGGTGAAAAGTCTAAAGTCCTAGAATGTTTTGTTCGTTATTGCCACTGGGCCGCCTGCAAGAGCCCTTCTTCGGCAAAATTCTTGGAAGCACGCGGTTGGAGCATTGGTCAAGCTCAACTTTACGGTCTCGGCTACTACAGCGGTGACCCAGAACCGTTCATCAGCTACTGCATGCTTTCGGGCATCGAACGCCACCAGATCAGTTTTTACCTCGACAACCTCGATGCATACCACGAACCGAGAATTACAATTCCGGCCCGTAACTCCAAGGGGTTCATCCACTCCGTTTACGGAAGGCTCATCGACGATAACGAGAAGAGCCATACATACATCACTTATGCATCCGGTCCGACTGTAATTCCGTTCAACATTCAAGCCGATAGCAGCAACCCGATTATTGTACAAGGGTTCTTTGACGCCCTCACCGCCGACCTCGCCGGTATTCCAGGCGTTGTCTCTACGATGTTCCAGGAATTGAACATCAACCACCTGTACAAGTTAAAAGCCTGCGGTGCTGAATCGTTCACGGTATTGTTACGCCGCGAAGAAGACCGCCGCAATCAGGAACTCAAGATTCAAAAGTACTTGAAGCTCGCCGAACAAATGCACATGAGCCTCAAGTCCATCATCCTCCCGAAAGACGAAACGGTCGATACATTCGTACGCAAGAACGGAGCAGACCAGCTCCTCGATCTCATTGCCAAAACCGAAGTCGATACAATCCACTCCCACCGCCGCTCGATGCTGTTGCAAGACATCAAGGAAAACTTCGATAACGCGATGGCATGCCCGCCGGACCAAAGCGTGGGCTACAAGCTCAGCACGTTCCCCAAACTCACCAAGGAAATCGACGGTGTGCAGTCGGGCTGTTTCTTTGTATCGTCGCAACCGTTTGGCCTCAAGACATTTTTACTTTCGAGCATCACGCTCGACCTCATCGAGAGCAATCCGAACCTTAAAATCATTTACGTTGCCTACGAAACACCGCGCCGTCAAATTTTCGACAGGCTTGTTTCCATGCTTATTGGTGAATCCATTCTCACGGTCCGCAAGCAGAATGCAGACAACGAAATCAACCAGAAGATTACGGATGCGACACGCGACTTGATGGGCTATGTGCGTAACAATCGTCTCGAGATTTGGGACGACATGCCCTCGCTCGACTTTAACGATCTTCTCAAAACGCTACAGCCGGAACTCAAGGACCATCCCGATTTGATTCTCGTAATTGACGGGATTGACCACTTGAAGATTACCGATCGTCCGGAACTTCCGGATATTCACGAAAAGCGTTCGTCCATCATGCTCGACTTGTACAAGGCTCTCGACATTCCCATTTTCCTCGGTGGTGAACTCATCGATTCTAACATGGGTCTTTTGGGGCCGCGCGCTTACCTCCGCGATTCCGACGCCATCTATTGGCTCGTCGAAAAGAATGGCGCATTGAGCCTCTCGGTCGATTCCAAGAGACTGGGTACAAGCCGCATCTACGAAGACAAGATTTTGATTGACCCACAATCTAGCCGCATGAAAGAAGCTTAA
- the mpaA gene encoding murein tripeptide amidase MpaA, producing MNFTLESRGIIRLKSSIYGRSVLGAPLLYFPCKRECKLLVIAGIHGEEPETTFLLSRVLRAFEDNFDSIAFILSANPDGMVLGTRGNVHGVDLNRNFKTQNFSTEMVASRSILEAPRDTLLSPGAVAGSEPETQALVELVEKLKPASVISMHAPMACVDAPQKTALVEGLMDTFNLPWLPDIGYKTPGSFGTWCGERGLECVTLELPRMSLEHLFDRYGRAFAEFLECQGTR from the coding sequence ATGAATTTTACTCTTGAATCTCGCGGTATAATCCGGTTGAAATCTTCTATCTATGGCCGTTCGGTGCTGGGTGCTCCGCTTTTGTATTTCCCATGCAAACGAGAATGTAAATTGCTCGTCATAGCCGGGATTCACGGTGAAGAACCGGAAACGACGTTTCTCTTGAGCCGAGTATTACGGGCTTTTGAAGACAACTTTGATTCCATTGCATTTATTCTGAGTGCCAATCCTGATGGCATGGTCCTTGGAACGCGCGGAAATGTACACGGAGTGGACTTGAACCGCAATTTCAAGACGCAGAACTTTTCAACAGAAATGGTCGCTTCACGTTCTATTTTGGAAGCTCCGCGAGACACACTTTTGTCACCGGGGGCTGTTGCCGGGAGCGAACCGGAGACTCAGGCTCTTGTTGAGTTGGTTGAAAAACTGAAACCTGCAAGTGTTATTTCGATGCATGCTCCGATGGCTTGCGTCGATGCTCCACAAAAGACTGCGCTTGTCGAAGGCTTGATGGATACGTTTAACTTGCCTTGGTTGCCAGACATTGGGTACAAGACGCCGGGGAGCTTTGGTACGTGGTGTGGTGAGCGCGGACTGGAATGTGTGACGTTGGAACTCCCGCGCATGTCGTTGGAGCATTTGTTTGACCGCTATGGTCGTGCGTTTGCGGAATTTCTGGAATGCCAGGGAACGCGCTAA
- a CDS encoding M15 family metallopeptidase: MSQLLPYGLGTPDLVEFQPGYFVDREIVGDLQLLAQEAAANGFELRLESAYRSFEKQLSIWNRKARGELKLLNENGEPMERPKDEEELMYAILTWSALPGASRHHLGTDIDVVDGAACPEGYEVQLTPAECEGMFAKFHAFLTARMEAGESFGFSRVFVPGRGKIKPEGWHIAHLPTSRKRLEHFSLDVLRNIYERSDMECKRAVLANLPQLAEEYIYPYFV; the protein is encoded by the coding sequence ATGTCTCAGTTATTGCCGTATGGCCTTGGAACGCCCGATTTGGTCGAGTTCCAGCCGGGGTATTTTGTTGACCGGGAAATTGTTGGCGATTTGCAGCTGCTTGCGCAAGAGGCTGCCGCGAACGGCTTTGAACTGCGCCTTGAGTCGGCGTATCGTTCGTTCGAAAAGCAACTTTCGATTTGGAACCGCAAGGCACGAGGTGAACTTAAGCTCTTGAATGAAAACGGCGAGCCGATGGAACGCCCGAAAGATGAAGAAGAACTGATGTATGCGATTCTCACTTGGTCTGCTCTTCCGGGGGCGAGCCGTCACCATTTGGGGACGGACATCGACGTAGTCGATGGAGCTGCGTGCCCGGAGGGCTACGAGGTCCAGCTCACGCCCGCGGAATGTGAAGGCATGTTTGCGAAATTCCATGCGTTCTTGACGGCGCGCATGGAGGCGGGTGAATCGTTCGGATTTAGTCGTGTGTTTGTCCCTGGTCGCGGAAAAATCAAGCCCGAGGGGTGGCATATTGCGCATCTGCCGACATCGCGCAAACGCTTGGAGCACTTTTCGCTCGATGTGCTGCGCAACATTTATGAACGCTCGGATATGGAATGTAAACGCGCTGTACTGGCGAATCTCCCGCAGCTTGCTGAGGAATACATCTATCCTTACTTTGTGTAG
- a CDS encoding glycosyltransferase, translated as MFTIVDFNNFWSPSGGGVRRYHLQKMAFYEKQSEVRSVFVMPSSSTYTETRSEGLIIEHVEAFRFPGNWEYRFMWKGSQIRPILEKYKPDAIEVGSPYILPSVVRNIAKKVVPNAALFSFWHADFPVTYVGRPIAKKFGAGTGTFFRKIAFWYAKQEFKDFDCVQASSKEAMARLKKNGLPNPRWIPLGCDIDTFSPSRRDEALVAKLKDGEPNRLTIFFPHRHCNEKGIDLVLGAYDILTQKLGHEPAIVFAGTGPSLPLVQAAAEKYKHVSYIGFVNSIDEMARYYASVDMGLALSGWETFGLSILESMASGNALVGAAAGAAFEHVTESGAGTILKERTPEALADAIVELYNSDLTDKKAKARKYAEKFSWNDCFKRQLALYKEITGLKK; from the coding sequence ATGTTTACCATCGTTGATTTCAACAACTTCTGGAGTCCGTCAGGAGGCGGAGTCCGTCGTTACCATTTGCAGAAAATGGCTTTTTACGAAAAGCAAAGCGAAGTCCGTTCGGTATTTGTCATGCCCTCTTCAAGCACGTACACAGAAACGCGAAGCGAAGGGCTGATCATCGAGCATGTGGAAGCATTCCGGTTCCCAGGCAATTGGGAATACCGCTTTATGTGGAAGGGCAGTCAAATCCGCCCGATTCTTGAAAAATACAAGCCCGATGCAATTGAAGTTGGTTCTCCATATATTTTGCCATCCGTTGTCCGCAACATTGCAAAAAAAGTTGTTCCCAACGCAGCGCTATTCAGTTTTTGGCATGCCGATTTTCCGGTAACCTATGTAGGCAGACCCATTGCAAAAAAATTTGGCGCAGGCACGGGAACGTTCTTCCGCAAAATTGCATTCTGGTACGCGAAGCAAGAATTTAAAGATTTCGACTGCGTACAAGCTTCATCAAAAGAAGCCATGGCGCGCCTCAAAAAGAACGGCCTCCCCAACCCACGTTGGATTCCGCTCGGTTGCGATATCGATACATTTTCGCCCAGCAGACGTGACGAAGCGCTTGTTGCAAAACTTAAGGACGGCGAGCCCAACCGACTCACGATATTTTTCCCGCACAGGCATTGCAACGAAAAAGGCATAGACCTTGTTCTTGGCGCATACGACATTCTAACACAAAAGCTCGGCCACGAACCCGCAATAGTCTTTGCAGGCACAGGCCCAAGCCTCCCGCTCGTTCAAGCCGCGGCCGAAAAATACAAGCACGTGAGCTACATTGGATTCGTAAACTCCATCGATGAAATGGCCCGCTATTACGCGAGTGTCGATATGGGGCTTGCGCTCTCCGGCTGGGAAACGTTCGGACTTTCCATCCTCGAAAGCATGGCTAGCGGGAACGCTCTTGTCGGCGCTGCCGCCGGGGCCGCATTCGAACACGTCACAGAATCAGGTGCAGGAACAATCCTCAAGGAGCGCACGCCCGAAGCCTTAGCCGATGCGATTGTCGAGCTCTACAATTCAGACCTCACCGACAAAAAAGCAAAAGCACGAAAGTACGCCGAGAAATTCAGTTGGAACGATTGTTTCAAACGCCAACTCGCTTTGTACAAAGAAATTACCGGACTTAAAAAATGA
- the ruvC gene encoding crossover junction endodeoxyribonuclease RuvC, with amino-acid sequence MVILGIDPGSITTGYAFLKKTGNQIQVLEYGTFHANATKSLEDRLVHIISELEERLDHYHPDALAMEGVFFAKNVKSALVLGHIRGAILVACHRRGMTYDEYPPRVVKQAVTGDGAASKEHVANMVFARLGIVASELPLDATDALAIAWTHANPASPVQSLVTKKKTAKKKKATVQQWKDLIEKMGGTIQ; translated from the coding sequence ATGGTTATTCTAGGTATCGACCCGGGCTCCATTACGACCGGATATGCTTTCTTGAAAAAAACGGGCAATCAAATTCAAGTCCTTGAGTATGGCACGTTTCATGCAAACGCCACAAAGAGTCTTGAAGACAGGCTTGTGCATATTATTTCGGAGCTGGAAGAGCGTTTGGACCATTATCATCCGGATGCTTTGGCGATGGAAGGCGTGTTTTTTGCCAAAAATGTGAAAAGCGCTCTTGTGCTTGGGCATATCCGTGGGGCGATACTTGTGGCGTGCCACCGTCGCGGGATGACGTATGACGAATACCCACCGCGTGTCGTGAAACAGGCTGTTACAGGTGATGGGGCTGCCTCGAAGGAACATGTGGCGAACATGGTCTTTGCTCGCCTCGGGATTGTTGCTTCTGAACTACCGCTCGATGCTACTGATGCGCTTGCCATTGCGTGGACCCATGCGAATCCGGCCTCTCCGGTGCAGTCGCTTGTCACGAAAAAGAAGACAGCTAAAAAGAAAAAGGCGACGGTGCAGCAATGGAAGGATTTGATTGAAAAGATGGGAGGGACTATTCAATGA
- a CDS encoding phosphatidylcholine/phosphatidylserine synthase: protein MGKLRFVLPNTFTSLNFLLGVFSICWTTGAFSSFSTADQIRMGAYFVMLCALFDKLDGFAARLVNASSEFGAQFDSLADLIAFGLAPAFCFFFTYKIYAPEWFQNHGLLMVVALSVYVLCAAMRLAKYNACDSDTYHHHFSGLPSTFAGMINAVLIVFLKTKGVFADPSTFLFWLPVIVFVATGFLMVSPLFLPKLQPRKNKAFNIFQIVLILLTYVAGILFYNEKVPYILEYLLLLGASYMLIGFGVGLATRKQIIEEAKASKK, encoded by the coding sequence GTGGGAAAATTACGTTTTGTTTTGCCAAATACTTTCACAAGCCTGAACTTTTTGTTGGGTGTGTTTTCCATTTGTTGGACAACAGGAGCGTTCAGTTCTTTTAGTACGGCAGACCAAATCCGCATGGGTGCATATTTTGTCATGTTGTGCGCGCTTTTTGACAAGCTTGACGGTTTTGCAGCCCGACTCGTGAACGCCAGTTCCGAATTCGGAGCCCAGTTCGACAGCCTCGCTGACTTGATTGCTTTCGGCCTTGCCCCGGCATTCTGCTTCTTCTTCACTTACAAGATTTATGCACCGGAATGGTTCCAAAACCACGGCCTTCTGATGGTAGTCGCTCTCTCCGTTTACGTGCTCTGTGCTGCCATGCGCCTTGCCAAGTACAACGCATGCGACTCCGACACCTACCACCACCACTTCTCCGGACTTCCTTCTACATTTGCCGGTATGATCAACGCCGTGCTTATCGTTTTCCTCAAGACCAAGGGTGTTTTTGCCGATCCGAGCACATTCCTCTTCTGGCTTCCGGTTATCGTGTTCGTTGCAACGGGATTCTTAATGGTGAGTCCGTTGTTCCTCCCGAAGCTCCAGCCGCGCAAGAACAAGGCTTTCAACATTTTCCAGATCGTTCTGATTTTGCTCACCTACGTTGCCGGAATCCTCTTCTACAACGAAAAGGTGCCGTACATTCTTGAATACTTGCTTCTCCTTGGAGCAAGCTACATGCTCATCGGCTTCGGCGTTGGCCTTGCAACCCGCAAGCAAATCATCGAAGAAGCTAAGGCCTCAAAGAAGTAG
- a CDS encoding ABC transporter substrate-binding protein — MSVHFKKIAPFCYLSIAVAFMVAGCKDDASKTPKEKVSEFPRNETLYIGGFDWAPPTTFNPLDPDPNFPTDGNIRLMYESLLTFNQLTENLDPMLADGFTQTDSSITVHLDSRAKWNNGEPVTPDDVIYSFRIDSLLPTAHHNNWKHFKSITDDGDNHITFLLSDNKNPLMALNAIAETSILPKSVFEPLIKSAKSGKTYSMEKILKFTNDSHPIASGPYTLKTYTPDQIVLERVENYWRQNHYGKRKPAPKYIIHPIYDKNDNFNSAMIRGNLDVSSIFLPRIWEKSKDSIRAWSREEPYQLPSTLTALIIATTKEPFNNVAFRRALAHSIDFEKIKAKAFSNYTPAIQPGFILPFGTEKKYFNKEDIETYGYSYNTDKAREILAEAGYSWNEEGKLLDKKKKPVRTISIECPQGWTDWIDAINVLTESFAEIGITAEAKIIDYGIWDTNIRRGTFDLSLKTPPTEHSVANPWHRFYQMLSTANYKPVGEETFANPGRFQNAEINNLVMQIPTITAEDSLVETYRELNKLFMQTVPLIPLMYRPSTYYQFSTKHWTNFPTEENPYAPPNNLIVAAGVSALWEIVPVEQPDNQ; from the coding sequence ATGAGCGTCCATTTCAAAAAAATCGCCCCCTTTTGCTACCTCTCCATAGCGGTTGCGTTCATGGTCGCAGGCTGCAAGGACGATGCATCAAAGACGCCCAAAGAAAAGGTTTCTGAATTTCCGAGAAACGAGACTTTGTACATCGGAGGGTTCGACTGGGCTCCACCCACCACATTCAATCCGCTCGATCCCGACCCGAACTTCCCGACTGATGGCAACATAAGACTCATGTACGAGTCGCTCCTCACGTTTAACCAGCTTACCGAGAATCTGGACCCGATGCTAGCCGATGGATTCACCCAGACGGATTCAAGCATTACCGTTCATTTAGATTCACGAGCCAAGTGGAACAACGGAGAACCAGTCACTCCTGACGATGTCATTTACTCATTCAGGATAGATTCACTGCTCCCGACGGCACACCATAACAACTGGAAGCACTTCAAAAGCATTACGGACGACGGCGATAACCATATCACATTTCTTTTGTCTGACAACAAAAACCCGCTCATGGCCTTGAACGCCATCGCCGAGACATCTATTCTCCCGAAGTCCGTCTTCGAACCGCTGATCAAATCCGCCAAAAGCGGAAAAACATACAGCATGGAGAAGATTCTCAAATTCACAAACGATTCTCACCCGATTGCTTCGGGGCCGTACACCCTCAAGACTTACACCCCCGACCAAATTGTTCTTGAACGTGTCGAAAACTACTGGCGCCAAAATCATTATGGCAAAAGGAAGCCCGCCCCCAAGTACATCATCCACCCCATTTACGACAAGAACGACAACTTCAATAGCGCAATGATTCGCGGGAACCTTGATGTCTCTTCGATTTTTCTACCCAGAATTTGGGAAAAGTCAAAGGACAGCATCCGAGCCTGGAGCCGCGAGGAACCCTACCAGCTCCCCTCAACCCTAACAGCTCTCATCATTGCGACTACCAAGGAACCGTTCAACAACGTAGCCTTTAGGCGCGCCCTCGCCCATTCCATCGACTTTGAAAAAATCAAAGCCAAAGCATTTTCGAACTATACCCCCGCCATACAGCCCGGGTTCATTTTGCCCTTTGGCACCGAGAAAAAGTATTTCAACAAAGAAGATATCGAAACCTACGGGTATAGTTATAACACGGATAAGGCCCGTGAGATTCTTGCGGAAGCCGGATACTCATGGAACGAAGAAGGCAAACTCCTCGACAAAAAGAAAAAGCCTGTCCGCACAATTTCGATCGAGTGCCCGCAAGGTTGGACCGACTGGATCGATGCAATCAACGTCTTAACCGAATCGTTCGCAGAAATCGGCATTACCGCCGAAGCAAAAATTATCGATTATGGAATATGGGACACGAACATCCGCCGAGGGACATTCGACCTATCCCTTAAGACTCCGCCCACGGAACACTCTGTTGCAAATCCCTGGCACAGATTCTACCAAATGCTAAGCACAGCTAACTATAAACCGGTTGGCGAAGAAACATTTGCAAACCCGGGACGATTCCAGAACGCCGAAATAAACAATCTCGTGATGCAAATACCGACCATTACAGCCGAAGATTCGCTCGTAGAAACCTACCGCGAACTCAACAAGCTGTTCATGCAAACGGTCCCCCTCATCCCCCTCATGTATAGGCCCTCGACCTACTACCAGTTCTCTACCAAGCACTGGACGAACTTCCCCACGGAAGAAAACCCGTATGCGCCCCCCAATAACCTGATTGTGGCCGCCGGAGTGAGCGCTCTTTGGGAAATTGTACCCGTCGAACAGCCGGATAATCAATAA